In Longimicrobium sp., a single window of DNA contains:
- the folE gene encoding GTP cyclohydrolase I FolE: EVHSEEYERLVRRQLELLGEDAEREGLKKTPLRVANAMAWLTRGYGLTAAQVVGDAVFAESHENMVMVRDIEMYSLCEHHLLPFFGKVHIAYIPDGHIVGLSKLPRVVEVFARRLQVQERLTEQIASAIMDVLRPQGVGVVIEAAHLCMMMRGVEKQNSKTVTSAMKGIFREDLRTRDEFLRLVTGGTLV; this comes from the coding sequence GAGGTACACAGCGAGGAGTACGAGCGCCTGGTGCGCCGCCAGCTCGAGCTGCTCGGCGAGGACGCCGAGCGCGAGGGGCTCAAGAAGACGCCGCTGCGCGTGGCGAACGCGATGGCGTGGCTGACGCGGGGCTACGGGCTGACGGCGGCGCAGGTGGTGGGCGATGCGGTCTTCGCCGAGAGCCACGAGAACATGGTCATGGTGCGCGACATCGAGATGTACAGTCTCTGCGAGCACCACCTGCTCCCCTTCTTCGGCAAGGTGCACATCGCCTACATCCCCGACGGGCACATCGTCGGGCTCTCCAAGCTGCCGCGCGTGGTGGAGGTGTTCGCGCGGCGCCTACAGGTGCAGGAGCGGCTGACCGAGCAGATCGCATCCGCCATCATGGACGTGCTGCGCCCGCAGGGAGTGGGTGTGGTGATCGAGGCCGCGCACCTGTGCATGATGATGCGCGGGGTGGAGAAGCAGAACTCCAAGACCGTCACCAGCGCCATGAAGGGGATCTTTCGCGAGGACCTGCGCACGCGCGACGAGTTCCTGCGGCTGGTCACGGGCGGCACGCTGGTCTGA